The sequence below is a genomic window from Gemmatimonadota bacterium.
AACCAATCCCACCTTCCGTTCTTCCCGCTGACGGTCGAGTATCGCGAAAAGACCTACGCCGCAGGCAAGATCCCCGGCGGGTTTCTGAAGCGGGAGGGTCGCCCGTCGGACAAGGAAATCCTGGCCGCCCGGATCATCGACCGGTCGATCCGGCCGCTCTTTCCTGAAGGCTTCAAGAACGAAATTCAGGTCTTCATTACGGTGGTGTCGGCCGATCAAGAACATGATGCCGACGTATTAGGCGCGTTTGCCGCCTCGGCGGCGCTTTCGATTTCGCCGATCCCGTGGAACGGCCCGTTGGCCACCGTCCGGGTGGGCCGGGTCGACGGCAACTGGATCCTGAATCCGACCTTCCACCAACTCGAGTTTTCGGACCTCGATATCTCGGTCAGCGGCAGCGGCGAGTTCGTCGACATGGTAGAGGGCGGCGCGCTGGAGGTCTCCGAGGCCGATGTCCTCGAAGCGCTCCGGGTGGCCCAGAAGGGAATCGTCGAGCTCCGGGGTCACATCAAAACCCTGGTGGCCAAAGAAGGCCAGAAGAAGATGTCCTGGGTCAAGCCGGAGTACGACAAGGCCGTGACCAAGCGGGTCAAGGAACTGGCCGAAAAGGACATGACCAAGGCTATCAATCACAAGGACAAGGCTGGGCGGGCCGCGCAGTTGAAGGCTGTTCGCCAGGCGGCGATGGCCACCATTGCCACCGAGTTCCCCGAGAAGATCAAGGACGCCGAGCACGAGTTCGAGGAAATCGAATACCGGGTCATGCGAGCCCAGGTCCTCGACAAGGGTGAGCGGATCGATGGCCGCGCTCTTGAGACGGTCCGCCCGATCTCGATCGAAGCCGGTTGGTTGCCGCGGGTCCACGGCTCGGCCCTGTTTACCCGGGGTCAGACCCAGGCGCTGGTGGCCGTCACGTTAGGCACCTCCGACGACGAGCAGCGGATCGACTCGATCGACGTCCCCGGCGAGTCGACGAAGTCGTTTATGCTCCACTACAACTTCCCGCCCTACTCGACCGGCGAGGTCCGGCCTCTTCGCGGCACCAGCCGCCGTGAAATCGGCCATGGCGCGTTGGCGGAACGGGCCCTCCAGGCCCTGTTGCCGGACTTCGATGCCTTCCCCTACACCCTGCGGGTCGTCTCGGAAATTCTCGAGTCCAATGGGTCGTCGTCGATGGCCACCGTCTGCGGCGGATCGCTGGCGCTGATGGATGCGGGTGTGCCGATGAAGGCCGCCTGCGCCGGTGTGGCTATGGGACTGATCATGGAAGGCAAGAAGGTGGCGGTCCTGACCGACATCCTCGGCTCGGAAGACCACTTGGGCGATATGGACTTCAAGGTGGCCGGTACCGAGAAGGGCATCACGTCGATCCAGATGGACATCAAGGTCGAAGGCCTCAGCCTGGAATTGTTGGCGGACGCGCTCGAGAAGGCCCGTCGGGGCCGGCTCCACATCCTCGGCGAAATGAAGAAGGCCTTGGCGGCGCCTCGCGCCGATCTGTCGCCCTTCGCGCCCCGGATCTTTACGATCATGATCAAGCCCGACAAGATCGGCGATGTGATCGGACCGAAGGGGAAGACCATCCGCGGCATCCAGGATGCCACCGGCGCCAAGATCTCGATCGAGGACACCGGCTTGGTCACCATCGCGGCCGTCGGCGGGGAAGCCGGCGACAAGGCCCGGGAAATGGTCATGGCGCTCGTGGCCGAGCCCGTGGTCGGGATGATCTACGAGGGGCCGGTCAAGAGCACCACCGCCTTCGGTGCCTTCATCGAAATCATGCCGGGCGTCGAGGGGTTGCTGCATATCAGCGAACTCCAGCATGCCCGGACGGAAAAGACCGAAGACGTCGTCAAGAAGGGCGATGTCGTCCGGGTCCAATTGCTCGAGGTCGATGAGCGGGGCCGGATGCGGTTGTCCCGGAAGGCGCTGTTGCCGAAGGAGTGACCGTGGTCCGGGAGCAACTCGACGAGCGGCTCTTCCGAACCACGGCGCCGAACGGGCTCAACGTCCTCACCGAACACCTGCCCGGGCTTCGTTCAGCCGCGGTGGGGATCTGGGTTCGCTGGGCCAGCGGCCATGAAGGACCCGAGCAGATGGGCGTCGCCCATCTGCTCGAACA
It includes:
- a CDS encoding polyribonucleotide nucleotidyltransferase, which gives rise to MHRIETTFAGRRLILETGRLAKQAAGSVLVQFGDTVVLASVTVSPNQSHLPFFPLTVEYREKTYAAGKIPGGFLKREGRPSDKEILAARIIDRSIRPLFPEGFKNEIQVFITVVSADQEHDADVLGAFAASAALSISPIPWNGPLATVRVGRVDGNWILNPTFHQLEFSDLDISVSGSGEFVDMVEGGALEVSEADVLEALRVAQKGIVELRGHIKTLVAKEGQKKMSWVKPEYDKAVTKRVKELAEKDMTKAINHKDKAGRAAQLKAVRQAAMATIATEFPEKIKDAEHEFEEIEYRVMRAQVLDKGERIDGRALETVRPISIEAGWLPRVHGSALFTRGQTQALVAVTLGTSDDEQRIDSIDVPGESTKSFMLHYNFPPYSTGEVRPLRGTSRREIGHGALAERALQALLPDFDAFPYTLRVVSEILESNGSSSMATVCGGSLALMDAGVPMKAACAGVAMGLIMEGKKVAVLTDILGSEDHLGDMDFKVAGTEKGITSIQMDIKVEGLSLELLADALEKARRGRLHILGEMKKALAAPRADLSPFAPRIFTIMIKPDKIGDVIGPKGKTIRGIQDATGAKISIEDTGLVTIAAVGGEAGDKAREMVMALVAEPVVGMIYEGPVKSTTAFGAFIEIMPGVEGLLHISELQHARTEKTEDVVKKGDVVRVQLLEVDERGRMRLSRKALLPKE